The DNA window GCGAGCGAGATCGTGGCGAGCGGTCTCGAAGACGATCCGCCGATGAGCGTCGTCATCGACGCCGCACTTGCGCATCTCATCGAGAGCGAGGAGAACATTCGGGAGGGACGTAGCGAGTACGATCCCGTGACGGTTCAGGCGCTCTGTAATACGTCAGTTCTCGGGCTTCAATACCGAACGGGAATAAAAAGTCGGTGGCGGTAATTGAGTCGATCCGATCTAGCTGAAGTTGAGATCAGCGTCGTAGACGAATTCGTCGGTAACTTCGAACGTCCGGTCGGCGAGGATTGAATCACTCGGCTGGTGGATTATACGTACACGGACCTCCTCACCGCTGCTGACTGTCTGCCCAGTCCCAGTAGCTGAGGAGATCCGATCTCCCACAGAGAGCCTCTGAGTAATGGTATCGTTTCCTTCAGCGTTGCCGTCAGAGGTTACGATCACACGGAGCGAATCTGAATCGATAGAATCGCCGCCGGCGTGTTCAATTATTGTCTGATTATTTGCTTCATCGATACTCACATCCAGCTGTGCCGTCGGCTGACTGTCTCCGAGCGAGTCGCCGAGTCCGAGGACGAACGTTCCGATGACGGCGGCCAGAATGACGGTGATTGCGACCATCAGGATGACCCCGATAACGGGACTCACAGCGCGGTCGTCCGTTTTGAACAGGTTGCTTGGTTTCATGATTGAACCCAGCTGGGGCCGAGAACGCGGTTACGAGAATCCCCCGATCCGCGTTCGTCGGTTGCTGGCTATCTGAAAGGAAGCGGATCGAGTATATGTACTTGATGGCGTACGTATCAAAGTTGAGAATCTAATCGGCATCTTCAAATCCTGTTTGCGCGAAATCACGAGTATGTCCCCCACGGCACCGTCACTCGCCCGCACCTACAGCGATCGTGAGTACTCCGACCCGTGGGAGAAAGTCCTCGACTACCGGCGCGTTCGGGAGTACGCCGCCGATCATCCCAAGCACGGCCGTACCCGCGTCGGGAACGCCCTCGATCTTCCCCCGAGTCGCGTCCGCGGATGGCTCAACGGCGGGATGCCCGATCCAGTCCGCGGCGTCCAGACCGCGATCGATCACGGGTGGATCGATCCCGACCCGGACGGCGACGTGGCGGCCGCGCTCGTCGAGCTGCTCGCGCATGTCCTCGCGGGCGGGAGCATCACGAGCCGGACGTTCGTCCCCGCGGTGACGACCGGCCGGCGCGTCGGGCTCGAGGAGGTTCGGGACGCCTTCGAGCGCGTCGGCGTCGAGACCGTCGTTCGGCGTGCCGACGACGAGAACCGCGCGACCGAGGTGATCCCCACCGCCGACGGCTCGGTCCTCGGCCGGTGCCTCGTCACGATGGGTGCCCCCGCGGGCGAGAAGATCGCTCTCGACAGCTTCCCGTCGATCGTGTGGGAAGTCCCGAGAGCGGTCCGCGAGTCGTTTGCACGGATCTACGTCGACCACCGCGGTACCGGCTACTCGGAGAAGCAAACGATGGCGATCCAGGAGGAGCGATCGGCGGAGTACCTGGAGGGGCTTCGCGGGTTGCTGGCGGACGTGACCGGCCAACCGGTGACCGCCGGAGGTCGTCAGGTCACGATCTCGGCCGCCGCGGTCCGCGAACTCGGTGCGGCGTGATCGCTCGCGGTCGTCGGCGCACCCACGTTCAAGTAGCCTGACATCCATTCCCACGTATGGCGGGGCCCGACCCCGAGCAGCTACGTCACCTGATCGACCGCTTCCCCCGGCCGCCGGACGACGACCGCGCTGACGACCTGCTCGACGGCGCCTACGGCCGGATGGCCGGCGAGTGGTACGACCGCCTCCGCGGCCTCGCGGACGCCTACGCCGACGGCGACGCGCTCCGCGAGGAACTGCTCGTCCACGCCGAGGCCGTTCCCGCGTTCCGCCTGAGCGACGGGGCCGCGCCGCTGCCCGAGCGCCGGAGACGACTGACGGAAGCCGCCGACGAACTCCCGGAGGTCGCCGAAGCGGCCGCGTGGTACGCCGACCTCCGAGACCTGCTCGAGGACGACCGCGACGACCTCACCCCGGTCGAGCGCGCGCTACACGATTTCGGCTACGTCCTGGCACACGGGCTGTTCCTCGGCGCCAACGCGCCCGAAACCGTGGTTCGCCGGCTCAGGCTCGCCTACCGGCTCGTCGGCGTCCGGATCGACGAGACCGAGACCGACGGCGCAGAGCGGACGACGTTCACCTGCCCGTACCGGAACCTCGGCGCCGGTCGGTGCGGAACGCGCTGGATCTGTCACGAGAAACTCGACCGCGTCGACGACGGCTACGTCACCTACCTCGCGGAACGCGGGATCGACTACCGGCGGCCGCGAGCCTGTGCCGGATCCGAGCAGTGCCACTCCGCGGTCGCGCGGGAGAGCCCCGAGCGCTGGTGGCCGAAGACGCCGCCCGCGGCAGTGAGCGAGTCGTGACGGGTCCCGAGCACGTCGACCGCGTACGGGAGAGCTACGACCGCTGGGCGCGGGTCTACGACTTGTTCGCGCGGGCGACCGCCGGCGTCGGCGGCGTCCGGGACGCCTGCGTCGACGCGCTGGACGTGGACGAGGGCGACACGGTGGTCGAGTTCGGCTGCGGCCCCGGTCCGAACCTCCCCGCGCTCCGGGAGGCGGTCGGCCCGTCGGGTCACGTCGTCGGCGTCGACCTCACCGGGCGGATGCTCGACCGCGCGCAGGTGCAGATCGCCCGTCGCGGCTGGCGGAACGTCTCGCTCGTACGGGGCGATGCGGCCACCCCGCCCGTCGCCGACGCGGACGCGGTGCTGTCGACGTTCGTCACCTCGCTGTTCCCCGATCCGGCGGCGGTGGTGGGCGAGTGGTGCGAGCTGGCCGACCGCGTCGTCGTCGCCGGCTTCGCACCGCGCGGGAACCGCGCCGCGAACGCGGCGCTGTGGGCGTTCACGCGACTGAGCACGTCGCTGTTCGACGCGACCGGTGAGGACCCGCTGGGGCAACTGGACCGACGGACTGCGGCCGCCCGGCACGAGTTGGACGCGCGGATGGACAGGGTGGAGGGCGGGACGTTCGTGTTCGGGACGATCGTGGTGAGCGCCGGGTACCGAGAGACGGCCGTTCGTTGAGGAACTCTACGTCCGGTACGAGGAGCGGCACGACGACCCCGTGACGCTACGGTATCTCCGGGAGAACTACCTGCCGAAGCCGGAGCAGTACGACCTGATCGAGGTCGAGGGCGATAGAGGGACGAAGCGGTACTCCTTCGTCGGCGTTGACGGGCCGAAATCTTCCCTCGAACGGCGCTGATTCGGCAATCATCGGGTACGGACGGCCGGCTGAACGAGAAATGGAGATCCACGTTCCGAACCGTAGTGTGATGGCACACTAGGTTTATTGGCGGTGGTCCCATACCGCCGCGTATGAGCAGCGAGAGCGTCGACTCCGAGAGCAAGGTCTCGGGGAATCAAGCGAATATTCCGGCACACATCCGCCGAGAGCTGGAGATCGACGACGGCGACAAGCTCCGCTGGCGGATCGAGGACGACGGAACGCTCCGCGTGCGGGTCGTTCAACAGCGCAGCGGGACGTTC is part of the Halorubrum aethiopicum genome and encodes:
- a CDS encoding DUF7386 family protein encodes the protein MSRRTSLKLSDERERRIEKASEIVASGLEDDPPMSVVIDAALAHLIESEENIREGRSEYDPVTVQALCNTSVLGLQYRTGIKSRWR
- a CDS encoding type IV pilin, translated to MKPSNLFKTDDRAVSPVIGVILMVAITVILAAVIGTFVLGLGDSLGDSQPTAQLDVSIDEANNQTIIEHAGGDSIDSDSLRVIVTSDGNAEGNDTITQRLSVGDRISSATGTGQTVSSGEEVRVRIIHQPSDSILADRTFEVTDEFVYDADLNFS
- a CDS encoding class I SAM-dependent methyltransferase, with protein sequence MAEDAARGSERVVTGPEHVDRVRESYDRWARVYDLFARATAGVGGVRDACVDALDVDEGDTVVEFGCGPGPNLPALREAVGPSGHVVGVDLTGRMLDRAQVQIARRGWRNVSLVRGDAATPPVADADAVLSTFVTSLFPDPAAVVGEWCELADRVVVAGFAPRGNRAANAALWAFTRLSTSLFDATGEDPLGQLDRRTAAARHELDARMDRVEGGTFVFGTIVVSAGYRETAVR
- a CDS encoding AbrB/MazE/SpoVT family DNA-binding domain-containing protein, translated to MSSESVDSESKVSGNQANIPAHIRRELEIDDGDKLRWRIEDDGTLRVRVVQQRSGTFSDFDGYDGDQETNVESDHDAWGVDPE